In the genome of Sphingopyxis sp. YF1, the window GATTCGCCCCATTTGTCATCGGGTACACCGATCACCGCGACGTCGGCGACCCCGGGACAGCCCATGATCGCGCTCTCGACCTCGGCCGGATAGACATTTTCGCCGCCCGAGACGATCATGTCCTTGATCCGGTCGTGGACGAAATAGAAGCCGTCGGCGTCGCGGTAGCCGACATCGCCCGTGTGGAGCCAGCCGCCCGCGAGCGTCTCGGCCGTCGCACCCTCGCGGTGCCAATATTCCTTCATCACGATGCCACCGCGGATCGCGATCTCGCCGATCGCACCGTCACCGAGTTCGGCGCCGTCGCCGTCGAGGATCGCCATCTCCACCCCGGGCCACGGCTTGCCGCACGATGTCAGCTTGCCCGGCAGGTCGTGTGCGCCGGGCGAAAGATAGGAGCCGCCCCCGGCGGACTCGGTCATGCCATAGAATTGCACGAAGTCGCATCCGAAGGTCGCGCGCGCGCGGCGCAGCACGTCCTCGGCGATCGGCGAGGCACCATATGCGATCGACTTGAGTTCGGGATAGGCCCCCGCGCCCACCTCGGGCTGGAGCAGCATCATCTGGATCATCGCAGGCGCAAGAAAGGCATGCGCGACCCGTTCCTCGCGCAGCATGCGCACCGCATCGGGTGCAGAGAAATCCTTGACGAGGACAAGGCGCCCGCCCTGCGCAAGGCCCGAGAAGCTGACGTTGGTCCCCGCGACGTGGAACAGCGGCATCACGATCATCACCGTCTCGTCCTCGCCATAGGCGAAGCCGTCGACCTCGGTCGCGGCCTCCAGGAAGGTCCGGTAATTGGCGTGGGTAAGGACGACGCCCTTGGGGCGGCCCGTCGTGCCGCTGGTGTAGAGCTGGAGCACGTCGTCGGCGAGTTCGGGGCCGGGAAGCGGGGTGGCCGCGGCATCGCCGAGCCATTGCTCGAAAGGCTCGAACGCCGGGTGTGCGCCATAGAGCGCGATCAGGCGCGGCGGGCTGGCGAGGTCGGCCACCGCGGCGAGCGCAGCATCGAAGAAATCCTCGCCGACGAAGAGCAGCTTGGGTGCAGCGTCGCCGACGATGAAGCCGATTTCCGCCGGCGCGAGGCGGCAATTGACCGGCGCAAGGCAGGCGCGCGCGCGCGCGGTGCCGAAAAAGAGCGGATACCAGCCGTCGTGGTTCTTGGTGAGCGCCGACACACGGTCGCGCGGGCCCACGCCCGAAGCGATCAGCGCATGCGCAACGCGATTCGACTGCGCATCGAGCTCGGCAAAGCTGGTCTCGCGGGTCCCATATTTCACCGCAACCGCATCGCCCCGCTTGCGCGCCTGCGCCGCCGGAATGTCGGCCAGCGTCCGGATGGCGTCCAGATCGATCATTTTCCTCTCCTCACGCAGCTGTTTCGCTTGAATTGGATAGAATACTAAGTAAATCTTTGACCAGCCCTAAAATCGAGAGGACCGGCCTTGTTCGAACACCCTATCCTGCCGACAACGATCGTCGGAAGCTACCCCCAGCCCGACTGGCTGATCGATCGCGAACGGCTGAAAGCCAGCCTGCCGCCGCGCGTCCGCGCCGAGACGCTGTGGCGCATCCCCGAACCCTGGCTGGCGGATGCACAGGAAGCCGCGACGCTGATGGCGATCCGCGATCAGGAAGAACTGGGGATCGACATCGTCGGCGATGGCGAAATGCGCCGCGAAAGCTATTCGAACCGGC includes:
- a CDS encoding long-chain-fatty-acid--CoA ligase, encoding MIDLDAIRTLADIPAAQARKRGDAVAVKYGTRETSFAELDAQSNRVAHALIASGVGPRDRVSALTKNHDGWYPLFFGTARARACLAPVNCRLAPAEIGFIVGDAAPKLLFVGEDFFDAALAAVADLASPPRLIALYGAHPAFEPFEQWLGDAAATPLPGPELADDVLQLYTSGTTGRPKGVVLTHANYRTFLEAATEVDGFAYGEDETVMIVMPLFHVAGTNVSFSGLAQGGRLVLVKDFSAPDAVRMLREERVAHAFLAPAMIQMMLLQPEVGAGAYPELKSIAYGASPIAEDVLRRARATFGCDFVQFYGMTESAGGGSYLSPGAHDLPGKLTSCGKPWPGVEMAILDGDGAELGDGAIGEIAIRGGIVMKEYWHREGATAETLAGGWLHTGDVGYRDADGFYFVHDRIKDMIVSGGENVYPAEVESAIMGCPGVADVAVIGVPDDKWGESVKALVVASADGAPDPAAVIAWARDHIAAYKAPKSIEFIDALPRNPSGKVLRRELRAPYWEGRDRAVG